From Streptomyces sp. CMB-StM0423, a single genomic window includes:
- a CDS encoding DUF5995 family protein, with product MTSVQDTAASGALDAAAERMRALTCELPRRDGVAVFTSVYLAVTDEVRLHLAAGGFADRTAAAGLAADFAGRFLAAVQDDAAGRRPPACWRPLFEARRHRGVHTLQFALAGINAHIGYDLPLAVVATCRALGRDPEDVEGDYERVGELLVRLEERIREQLMPGPDLLDVADPLTHLAGAWSLERARDAAWAAARVLWRLRGLPEVGEEFGERLDQSVGLVSRCLLVPLGGRPDD from the coding sequence ATGACGTCTGTGCAGGACACGGCGGCCTCCGGCGCCCTCGACGCCGCCGCGGAACGGATGCGCGCGCTGACGTGCGAGCTGCCCAGGCGCGACGGGGTGGCGGTCTTCACCTCGGTCTATCTCGCGGTGACCGACGAGGTACGACTGCATCTGGCGGCCGGCGGCTTCGCCGACAGGACCGCGGCCGCCGGGCTCGCCGCGGACTTCGCCGGCCGGTTCCTGGCCGCGGTGCAGGACGATGCGGCGGGCCGCCGCCCGCCGGCGTGCTGGCGCCCGCTGTTCGAGGCCCGCCGCCATCGCGGCGTGCACACCCTGCAGTTCGCGCTCGCCGGGATCAACGCCCATATCGGCTACGACCTCCCGCTCGCCGTCGTCGCCACCTGCCGCGCGCTGGGGCGCGACCCCGAGGACGTGGAGGGCGACTACGAGCGGGTGGGCGAGCTGCTCGTACGGCTGGAGGAGCGGATCCGCGAGCAGCTCATGCCGGGGCCCGACCTGCTGGACGTCGCGGATCCGCTCACCCACCTCGCGGGTGCCTGGAGCCTGGAGCGCGCGCGGGACGCGGCGTGGGCGGCGGCCCGGGTGCTGTGGCGGCTGCGCGGGCTGCCGGAGGTGGGCGAGGAGTTCGGCGAGCGGCTGGACCAGTCGGTGGGGCTGGTCTCGCGCTGCCTGCTGGTGCCGCTGGGCGGCCGGCCGGACGACTGA
- a CDS encoding LmeA family phospholipid-binding protein, with protein MRGLRILLVVCLVLGVLFVAADRLTVYIAEGKVAEKIQARQGLEGSTDVSINGFPFLTQVYGKHLDDVDVTMTGIRADPAAAGTGERLMISEFSVDLSGVELDGDYGGATAESAEGSAVIAYEALSLAAGQKGVRFAYGGEGKVKVTASAATLNAPEPAEVLSTVSTEGGDTIRLEADEVPVAGVPGAEETVRGAVDLEQRVGGLPDGVRLEMVTATADGIVVDVTGEGIRVAG; from the coding sequence ATGCGCGGACTGCGAATCTTGCTGGTGGTGTGCCTCGTGCTCGGGGTGCTCTTCGTCGCCGCCGACCGGCTGACCGTCTACATAGCGGAGGGGAAGGTCGCGGAGAAGATCCAGGCAAGGCAGGGCCTGGAAGGCAGCACCGACGTGTCCATCAACGGCTTCCCGTTCCTCACCCAGGTCTACGGCAAGCACCTCGACGACGTCGACGTCACCATGACCGGCATCCGCGCGGACCCGGCCGCCGCCGGCACCGGCGAGCGGCTGATGATCTCCGAGTTCAGCGTGGACCTGAGCGGTGTCGAGCTGGACGGCGACTACGGCGGCGCGACCGCCGAGAGCGCCGAGGGCTCCGCCGTCATCGCGTACGAGGCGCTGTCGCTCGCGGCCGGGCAGAAGGGCGTCAGGTTCGCCTACGGCGGCGAAGGCAAGGTGAAGGTCACCGCGAGCGCGGCGACGCTGAACGCACCGGAGCCGGCCGAGGTGCTCTCCACCGTCAGCACCGAGGGCGGCGACACCATCCGGCTGGAGGCGGACGAGGTCCCGGTGGCCGGCGTGCCCGGCGCCGAGGAGACGGTGCGCGGTGCCGTCGACCTCGAACAGCGGGTCGGCGGGCTGCCGGACGGCGTACGGCTGGAGATGGTCACGGCGACCGCGGACGGCATCGTGGTCGACGTGACGGGCGAGGGGATCCGGGTCGCGGGCTGA
- a CDS encoding riboflavin synthase, with protein MFTGIVEELGEVVAVEELPDAARFRLRGPVVTEGARHGDSIAVNGVCLTVVGHEGAEFTADVMAETLDRSSLGGLGPGDRVNLERPTAVGGRLGGHLVQGHVDGTGEITARRTSDNWEVVTVSLPADLARYVVEKGSITVDGVSLTVVEAGPDFFTISLIPTTLALTTLGFTQPGDRVNLEVDIVAKYVERLVAPHAARAGGARE; from the coding sequence TTGTTCACCGGAATCGTTGAAGAGCTCGGCGAGGTCGTCGCCGTCGAGGAACTGCCCGACGCCGCCCGCTTCCGGCTCCGCGGCCCCGTCGTCACCGAGGGCGCCCGGCACGGCGACTCCATCGCCGTCAACGGCGTGTGCCTGACCGTCGTCGGCCACGAGGGCGCGGAGTTCACCGCCGACGTGATGGCAGAGACGCTGGACCGCTCCAGCCTCGGCGGCCTCGGCCCCGGCGACCGGGTCAACCTGGAGCGCCCCACGGCCGTCGGCGGGCGCCTCGGCGGGCACCTGGTGCAGGGCCACGTGGACGGCACCGGCGAGATCACGGCGCGCAGGACCTCCGACAACTGGGAGGTCGTCACCGTCTCGCTGCCGGCCGATCTCGCCCGCTACGTCGTGGAGAAGGGCTCCATCACCGTCGACGGCGTCAGCCTCACCGTCGTGGAGGCGGGCCCCGACTTCTTCACGATCAGCCTCATCCCCACGACGCTCGCGCTGACCACCCTCGGCTTCACACAGCCGGGGGACAGGGTCAACCTGGAGGTCGACATCGTCGCCAAGTACGTCGAG
- a CDS encoding carbon-nitrogen hydrolase family protein, protein MAPLRTALLQGPAGVPPSRREALAALEAAARTAAAGGARLLVASELFLSGYATDPAGRAEPADGPGARAVAGIAADHGLSIAYGYPERDGSDVYNAVQLVSPYGYPSANYRKTHLFGDFERKFFTPGDTPVVQADVDGIRVGILICYDVEFPEPVRAHALAGTELLLVPTALMRPYEIVPRTLVPARAYESQLYVAYVNRVGAEGEHHFAGLSCLAAPDGTVRARAGHDGEDLLLADVDPARIAAARRDNTYLADLRPELYA, encoded by the coding sequence ATGGCGCCGCTGCGCACCGCCCTGCTCCAGGGGCCGGCCGGGGTGCCCCCGAGCAGACGGGAGGCCCTCGCCGCACTGGAGGCAGCCGCCCGGACCGCCGCCGCCGGGGGCGCGCGGCTGCTCGTCGCCTCCGAGCTGTTCCTCAGCGGGTACGCCACCGACCCCGCGGGCCGCGCCGAGCCGGCCGACGGCCCCGGCGCCCGCGCCGTCGCCGGCATCGCCGCCGACCACGGCCTGTCCATCGCCTACGGCTACCCGGAGCGGGACGGCTCGGACGTGTACAACGCCGTCCAGCTCGTCTCCCCGTACGGCTATCCGTCGGCCAACTACCGCAAGACGCACCTCTTCGGCGACTTCGAGCGCAAGTTCTTCACCCCCGGCGACACCCCCGTGGTCCAGGCCGACGTCGACGGCATCCGCGTCGGCATCCTGATCTGCTACGACGTGGAGTTCCCCGAGCCGGTGCGGGCGCACGCCCTGGCCGGCACGGAGCTGCTGCTCGTGCCCACCGCGCTGATGCGCCCGTACGAGATCGTGCCCCGCACCCTCGTCCCGGCACGCGCCTACGAGAGCCAGTTGTACGTCGCGTACGTCAACCGCGTCGGCGCCGAGGGCGAGCACCACTTCGCCGGGCTGAGCTGCCTGGCCGCACCCGACGGCACGGTGCGCGCCCGCGCCGGGCACGACGGCGAGGACCTGCTGCTCGCCGACGTCGACCCGGCCCGGATCGCCGCCGCCCGCCGGGACAACACCTATCTCGCGGACCTGAGGCCCGAGTTGTACGCCTGA
- a CDS encoding Lrp/AsnC family transcriptional regulator has product MRLDELDERIVRALAEDARRTYADIGAEVGLSAPAVKRRVDRLRAAGAITGFTVRVDPAALGWATEGYVELYCRSNTGPGDIRRALSRYAEVAAASTVTGDADAIVQIFATDMRHFEDVLERIAGEPFVERTRSVLVLSPLVRRYAPDPPR; this is encoded by the coding sequence ATGCGACTCGACGAGCTGGACGAGCGGATCGTGCGCGCCCTCGCCGAGGACGCCCGCCGCACCTACGCCGACATCGGCGCCGAGGTCGGCCTGTCCGCGCCCGCGGTCAAGCGGCGCGTGGACAGGCTGCGCGCCGCCGGCGCCATCACCGGCTTCACCGTACGGGTCGACCCCGCCGCGCTCGGCTGGGCCACCGAGGGCTACGTCGAGCTGTACTGCCGCTCCAACACCGGCCCCGGCGACATCCGCCGCGCGCTCTCGCGCTACGCGGAGGTGGCCGCCGCCTCCACGGTCACCGGCGACGCCGACGCCATCGTGCAGATCTTCGCCACCGACATGCGCCACTTCGAGGACGTGCTGGAACGGATCGCGGGCGAGCCCTTCGTCGAGCGCACCAGATCGGTCCTCGTCCTCTCCCCGCTCGTCCGCCGCTACGCCCCCGACCCGCCCCGCTGA
- a CDS encoding GuaB1 family IMP dehydrogenase-related protein: protein MRFLNDSPAPYDLTYDDVFMVPRRSGVGSRQAVDLSSADGTGTTIPLVVANMTAIAGRRMAETVARRGGLVVIPQDIPIDVVTEVVSWVKQRDLVLDTPIVLGPHSTVADALALLPKRAHGAAVVVEDGRPVGVVTEADLNGVDRFTQLSEVMSRELLTLDADIDPREAFNRLDAAHRRLAPAVGPDGRLVGLLTRKGALRATLYTPATDARGRLRVAAAAGINGDVAGRARQLLDAGIDTLVVDTAHGHQEQMIHALRAVRALDPEVPVVAGNIVAADGVRDLVEAGADIVKVGVGPGAMCTTRMMTGVGRPQFSAVLECAAEARRLGKHVWADGGVRHPRDVAMALAAGASNVMIGSWFAGTYESPGDLQQTADGRLYKESFGMASARAVRGRTVEESAYDRARKGLFEEGISTSRMFLDPARPGVEDVIDAVVAGVRSACTYAGAATLEEFHERAVVGVQSAAGYAEGKPLHASWQ, encoded by the coding sequence GTGCGTTTCCTGAATGACTCTCCCGCCCCGTACGACCTGACGTACGACGACGTCTTCATGGTCCCCCGCCGCTCCGGCGTGGGCTCCCGCCAGGCCGTGGACCTGTCCTCCGCCGACGGCACCGGCACCACCATCCCGCTCGTCGTCGCCAACATGACGGCCATCGCCGGCCGCCGGATGGCCGAGACCGTGGCCCGCCGCGGCGGGCTCGTCGTCATCCCGCAGGACATCCCCATCGACGTGGTCACCGAGGTCGTCTCCTGGGTCAAGCAGCGCGACCTGGTACTCGACACGCCCATCGTGCTCGGCCCCCACTCCACCGTCGCCGACGCGCTGGCGCTGCTGCCCAAGCGGGCGCACGGCGCCGCCGTCGTCGTCGAGGACGGCCGCCCCGTGGGCGTCGTCACCGAGGCCGACCTGAACGGCGTGGACCGCTTCACCCAGCTCTCCGAGGTCATGTCCCGCGAGCTGCTGACCCTCGACGCGGACATCGACCCGCGCGAGGCGTTCAACCGGCTGGACGCCGCCCACCGCAGGCTCGCCCCCGCCGTCGGGCCCGACGGTCGGCTCGTCGGCCTGCTCACCCGCAAGGGCGCCCTGCGGGCCACCCTCTACACCCCCGCCACCGACGCCCGCGGCCGGCTGCGCGTCGCCGCCGCCGCGGGCATCAACGGCGACGTCGCCGGCCGTGCCAGGCAGCTCCTCGACGCGGGCATCGACACCCTCGTCGTGGACACCGCGCACGGCCACCAGGAGCAGATGATCCACGCGCTGCGCGCCGTCCGCGCCCTGGACCCCGAGGTGCCCGTGGTGGCGGGCAACATCGTCGCCGCCGACGGCGTACGCGACCTCGTCGAGGCGGGCGCCGACATCGTCAAGGTCGGCGTCGGGCCCGGCGCGATGTGCACCACCCGCATGATGACCGGCGTGGGCCGCCCGCAGTTCTCCGCCGTCCTGGAGTGCGCCGCCGAGGCGCGCCGGCTCGGCAAGCACGTGTGGGCCGACGGCGGCGTGCGGCACCCCCGCGACGTTGCCATGGCGCTGGCCGCTGGCGCGTCCAACGTCATGATCGGCTCCTGGTTCGCCGGCACCTACGAGTCCCCGGGCGACCTCCAGCAGACCGCGGACGGCCGGCTGTACAAGGAGAGCTTCGGCATGGCCTCCGCGCGCGCCGTACGCGGCCGCACGGTCGAGGAGTCCGCGTACGACCGCGCCCGCAAGGGGCTCTTCGAGGAGGGCATCTCCACCTCGCGGATGTTCCTGGACCCGGCGCGTCCCGGCGTCGAGGACGTCATCGACGCCGTCGTCGCGGGCGTGCGCAGCGCGTGCACCTACGCCGGGGCGGCGACGCTGGAGGAGTTCCACGAGCGGGCCGTCGTCGGCGTGCAGAGCGCCGCGGGGTACGCCGAGGGCAAGCCGCTGCACGCGAGCTGGCAGTAG
- the ribD gene encoding bifunctional diaminohydroxyphosphoribosylaminopyrimidine deaminase/5-amino-6-(5-phosphoribosylamino)uracil reductase RibD has translation MRRAIALASRALGDTSPNPVVGCVILDAAGHPAGEGHHARAGGPHAEVAALADAGERARGGTAVVTLEPCSHTGRTGPCVRALAAAGVARVVYAVADPTPAAGGGAAALAAAGIEAEGGLLADEAAAGNEPWLTSVLRGRPYVLWKYAATLDGRSAAADGTSRWITSPAARADVHRLRAEADAVVVGSGTLRADDPQLAVRGPRAEAGVTQPLRVVADTEGTALTPGARILDGAAPTLVAVAADAADSAVDGLTAVLDAAAARAGRRADVVRLPRAAGGRGLDVAALLAALYGRDVRSVLLEGGPALAGAFLAAGVVDRVVCYLAPVLLGAGPAALADAGIGTIGEALRLDVTAVDHLGPDLRLTAVPGPVPEPPATKES, from the coding sequence ATGCGCCGCGCCATCGCGCTCGCCTCCCGGGCGCTCGGCGACACCAGCCCCAACCCCGTCGTCGGCTGCGTGATCCTCGACGCCGCAGGACACCCGGCGGGCGAGGGCCACCACGCCCGCGCCGGCGGCCCGCACGCCGAGGTCGCCGCGCTGGCCGACGCGGGGGAGCGGGCCCGCGGCGGCACCGCCGTCGTGACCCTCGAACCCTGCAGCCACACCGGCCGCACGGGTCCCTGCGTCCGCGCGCTCGCCGCAGCCGGCGTCGCCCGCGTCGTCTACGCCGTCGCCGACCCCACCCCTGCGGCCGGCGGCGGGGCCGCCGCGCTCGCGGCCGCCGGCATCGAGGCGGAGGGCGGCCTGCTCGCCGACGAAGCCGCCGCCGGGAACGAGCCGTGGCTGACCTCCGTGCTCCGCGGCCGCCCCTACGTGCTCTGGAAGTACGCCGCCACCCTCGACGGCCGCAGCGCCGCCGCCGACGGCACCAGCCGCTGGATCACCTCGCCGGCCGCCCGCGCCGACGTCCACCGGCTGCGGGCCGAGGCCGACGCCGTCGTCGTCGGCTCCGGCACCCTGCGCGCCGACGACCCGCAACTCGCCGTCCGCGGCCCCCGGGCCGAGGCCGGCGTCACTCAGCCGCTGCGCGTCGTCGCCGACACCGAGGGCACCGCGCTCACCCCCGGCGCCCGGATCCTCGACGGCGCCGCCCCCACCCTCGTCGCCGTGGCCGCCGATGCCGCGGACTCCGCCGTCGACGGCCTCACCGCCGTCCTCGACGCCGCCGCGGCCCGCGCCGGCCGCCGCGCCGACGTGGTGCGGCTGCCGCGCGCCGCCGGCGGCCGCGGGCTCGACGTCGCCGCGCTGCTCGCCGCGCTGTACGGGCGGGACGTGCGCTCCGTACTGCTGGAGGGCGGCCCGGCCCTGGCCGGGGCGTTCCTCGCCGCAGGAGTCGTCGACCGGGTCGTCTGCTACCTCGCCCCCGTCCTGCTGGGCGCCGGGCCCGCCGCGCTCGCCGACGCCGGAATCGGGACGATCGGCGAGGCGTTGCGCCTCGATGTGACCGCCGTCGATCACCTCGGCCCCGACCTCCGGCTGACCGCCGTGCCGGGTCCCGTGCCCGAGCCGCCCGCCACCAAGGAGAGCTGA
- a CDS encoding flavin monoamine oxidase family protein: protein MTSTVPTAVHPAGEETARRPITMFGPDFPFAYDDFLAHPAGLGQIPATEHGTEVAVIGGGLSGLVAAYELMKMGLKPVVYEADRIGGRLRTETFPGCDPALTAEMGAMRFPPSSTALRHYIDLAGLTTRPFPNPLAPGTPSTVVDLKGESHYARTIDDLPQVYRNVAAAWADCLEEGADFSVMNRAIRERDVPRIRELWAALVERLDNQTFYGFLCDSDAFRSFRHREIFGQVGFGTGGWDTDFPNSILEILRVVYTEADDDHHGIVGGSRQLPLRLWDRAPGKLVHWPHGTSLAALHAGGTPRPAVTRLARAAGERITVTDSAGDVRTYRAAVFTAQSWMLLSKIDCADELLPIDHWTAVERTHYMASSKLFVPVDRPFWLDRAVDDKGEPTGRDVMSMTLTDRMTRGTYLLDEGPDRPAAICLSYTWCDDSLKWLPLPAEERMEVMLKSLGEIYPGVDIRKHVIGPPVTVSWEDEPYFMGAFKANLPGHYRYQRRLFTHFMQEALPEGKRGLFLAGDDISWTAGWAEGAVQTALNAVWGVMRHFGGATDPANPGPGDVFDAIAPVELPED, encoded by the coding sequence ATGACGTCCACCGTGCCCACCGCCGTCCACCCCGCGGGGGAGGAGACCGCCCGGCGGCCGATCACGATGTTCGGCCCCGACTTCCCCTTCGCGTACGACGACTTCCTCGCCCACCCCGCCGGGCTCGGCCAGATACCGGCGACGGAGCACGGCACCGAGGTCGCCGTGATCGGCGGCGGGCTCTCCGGCCTCGTCGCCGCGTACGAGCTGATGAAGATGGGCCTGAAGCCGGTCGTCTACGAGGCGGACCGGATCGGCGGCCGGCTGCGTACCGAGACGTTCCCCGGCTGCGACCCCGCGCTCACCGCCGAGATGGGCGCGATGCGCTTCCCGCCGTCGTCCACGGCACTGCGGCACTACATCGACCTCGCGGGCCTTACGACCCGCCCGTTCCCCAACCCGCTCGCCCCCGGCACCCCTTCGACCGTCGTCGACCTCAAGGGCGAGTCGCACTACGCCCGCACCATCGACGACCTGCCGCAGGTCTACCGCAACGTCGCCGCCGCCTGGGCCGACTGCCTGGAGGAGGGCGCGGACTTCAGCGTCATGAACCGCGCCATCCGCGAGCGCGACGTGCCGCGGATCCGCGAGCTGTGGGCGGCTCTGGTCGAACGGCTCGACAACCAGACGTTCTACGGCTTCCTCTGCGACTCCGACGCCTTCCGTTCCTTCCGGCACCGGGAGATCTTCGGCCAGGTCGGCTTCGGCACCGGCGGCTGGGACACCGACTTCCCCAACTCCATCCTGGAGATCCTGCGCGTCGTCTACACCGAGGCCGACGACGACCACCACGGCATCGTCGGCGGCAGCCGGCAGTTGCCGCTGCGGCTCTGGGACCGCGCACCCGGCAAGCTCGTGCACTGGCCGCACGGCACCTCGCTGGCCGCCCTGCACGCCGGCGGCACCCCCCGCCCTGCGGTCACCCGGCTCGCCCGCGCCGCCGGCGAGCGGATCACCGTCACCGACTCCGCCGGCGACGTACGCACCTACCGGGCCGCCGTCTTCACCGCCCAGTCGTGGATGCTGCTTTCGAAGATCGACTGCGCCGACGAACTGCTGCCCATCGACCACTGGACCGCCGTCGAACGCACCCACTACATGGCCTCGTCCAAGCTCTTCGTGCCCGTGGACCGGCCGTTCTGGCTGGACCGGGCCGTCGACGACAAGGGTGAGCCGACCGGGCGCGACGTGATGTCCATGACGCTCACCGACCGCATGACCCGCGGCACCTACCTCCTCGACGAGGGACCGGACCGCCCGGCGGCGATCTGCCTGTCGTACACCTGGTGCGACGACAGCCTGAAGTGGCTGCCGCTGCCGGCCGAGGAGCGGATGGAGGTCATGCTGAAGTCGCTCGGCGAGATCTACCCGGGCGTCGACATCAGGAAGCACGTCATCGGCCCGCCCGTGACGGTCTCCTGGGAGGACGAGCCGTACTTCATGGGCGCGTTCAAGGCCAACCTGCCCGGCCACTACCGCTACCAGCGGCGGCTGTTCACCCACTTCATGCAGGAGGCGCTGCCCGAGGGCAAGCGCGGGCTGTTCCTGGCCGGCGACGACATCTCCTGGACGGCGGGCTGGGCCGAGGGCGCGGTGCAGACCGCGCTGAACGCGGTGTGGGGCGTGATGCGGCACTTCGGCGGCGCCACCGACCCGGCCAACCCCGGGCCGGGCGACGTCTTCGACGCCATCGCCCCGGTGGAGCTGCCGGAGGACTGA